The Triticum aestivum cultivar Chinese Spring chromosome 7B, IWGSC CS RefSeq v2.1, whole genome shotgun sequence genome window below encodes:
- the LOC123158073 gene encoding sex-determining protein fem-1, translating to MASPRSHDRSDVRDPVLDMVFNAASNDNLFLFKALVMMLDMGRGRPKEAIEELRVEDNGEFEGFSALHIAASTGSLEVCRHLVEELLIDVDLVDKEGRTPLFFATYRDGGTAEYLLDHGANPDKADNNGFSLLHYAAEIGICEMIELLLAKGAYVDPVSARGTPLHGAAREGHYGAVKILLDHNADYNKMVNGVTPLMAARDANSTECIKLLVKVQEEPMLKREIVASELISLGSISLKKKDYVVAAKLYSQAMQLDPDDAVLFSDRSLCWLNMGNGRKALLDANKCRKMRPHWPKACHRQGEALMLLKDYEGASERFLDGLKLDPVDTDIEDALREAMKSLKTSRSTKAK from the exons ATGGCGTCGCCTCGCTCTCATGATCGATCCGACG TCCGTGACCCGGTGCTGGACATGGTTTTCAATGCGGCCTCCAACGACAACCTCTTCCTCTTCAAGG CGCTGGTCATGATGCTGGACATGGGCAGGGGCCGCCCCAAGGAGGCGATTGAGGAGTTGAGGGTGGAAGATAATGGGGAGTTTGAAGGTTTCAGTGCGCTGCACATCGCGGCCAGTACAGGGAGTCTGGAGGTGTGCAGGCACCTCGTCGAGGAGCTGCTGATAGATGTGGATCTGGTCGACAAGGAAG GTAGAACACCTCTGTTCTTTGCAACATACCGCGATGGGGGTACTGCCGAGTATCTTCTTGATCATGGTGCTAATCCAGACAAAGCCGATAACAATGGGTTTTCCCTGTTACATTATGCTGCTGAAATAG GCATTTGTGAAATGATAGAGCTTTTGCTTGCAAAAGGAGCTTATGTTGACCCGGTATCTGCTCGTGGAACACCACTTCATGGTGCTGCTCGTGAAGGGCATTATGGTGCTGTGAAGATTTTATTGGACCACAATGCAGAT TACAACAAGATGGTAAATGGTGTGACACCTCTTATGGCTGCTAGAGATGCCAACTCAACGGAATGTATCAAGCTCCTAGTTAAG GTTCAGGAGGAGCCTATGCTTAAACGGGAAATCGTGGCATCAGAGCTTATATCACTAGGGAGTATCTCTTTAAAGAAAAAAGATTATGTTGTCGCAGCAAAATTGTACAGTCAG GCAATGCAGCTTGATCCTGATGATGCGGTCTTGTTCTCAGACAGGAGCCTTTGTTGGCTTAACATGGGGAATGGAAGAAAGGCTTTGCTAGATGCTAATAAATGCAGAAAAATGCGGCCTCACTGGCCAAAAGCTTGTCACCGGCAGGGTGAAGCTCTGATGCTACTGAAG GACTATGAGGGCGCAAGTGAACGGTTCTTGGATGGACTCAAATTGGACCCAGTGGACACTGATATCGAGGATGCATTACG GGAAGCTATGAAGTCGTTGAAGACGTCTCGGAGCACCAAAGCCAAGTGA